GCATCGTAAATAGCAGTCACTTGAGGTACCCCCACACCCGCAATCACACGTGTTGTACAAATAGAACCTGGTCCGATACCTACTTTAACGACATCAACACCTGCTTCATAAAGCGAACGCGCACCTTCAGCCGTTGCAATATTTCCTGCAATCAAAGTACGGTCTGGGAAGTGAGCACGAATTTCAGAAATTTTGCGAAGAACACCTGCTGAGTGACCGTGTGCTGTATCAATAACAATAGCGTCTGCACCTGCCTCAAAGAGAGCTTCTGCACGTTCAAAAGTATCAGAGGTAACCCCAACAGCACCTGCTACCAATAGACGACCAAATTCATCCTTAGCTGCATTAGGAAACTCAATAACTTTTTCGATATCCTTAATAGTAATGAGTCCTGACAAACGACCTTCTTCATCAACTAAAGGCAACTTTTCAATGCGGTGCTCATGAAGAATGCTTTCAGCAGTTTCAAGATCTGTTCCAACTGGAGCAGTGACCAATTGCTCAGAAGTCATATGTTCTGAAATTGGTGTCTCGTAATTAGAGATAAAGCGCATATCGCGGTTTGTGATAATACCAACCAATTTACGATTTTCAAGTGTCTCAACGATTGGAACACCTGAGATACGATAGCGTTCCATCAATTCTTCAGCTTCAGAAACTTTATGTTCTGGTGTTAAGAAGAATGGATCAATGATTACACCATTTTCAGAGCGTTTTACTTTGCGAACTTCTTCAGCTTGTTCCGCAATAGACATGTTTTTGTGAATAACACCCAAGCCACCTGCACGAGCAATTGAGATAGCCATCTTACTATCTGTTACTGTATCCATAGCTGCAGTGATGATTGGAATATTTAATGTCAAATTTTTAGCCAATTTCGTCTTCAAGTTGACGTTGTTTGGTAGAACATGACTTTCCGCAGGAATAAGCAGTACGTCATCAAAAGTGTAACCTTTTTTCAAGAATTTAGTGTCCCAATTTGACATTATAATCGTCCTCTTTTCTCAAAGTTTTGAGGTACAAAAACCCCTGTCTATTTTTTAATTGATAATATCATA
This region of Streptococcus thermophilus genomic DNA includes:
- the guaB gene encoding IMP dehydrogenase — encoded protein: MSNWDTKFLKKGYTFDDVLLIPAESHVLPNNVNLKTKLAKNLTLNIPIITAAMDTVTDSKMAISIARAGGLGVIHKNMSIAEQAEEVRKVKRSENGVIIDPFFLTPEHKVSEAEELMERYRISGVPIVETLENRKLVGIITNRDMRFISNYETPISEHMTSEQLVTAPVGTDLETAESILHEHRIEKLPLVDEEGRLSGLITIKDIEKVIEFPNAAKDEFGRLLVAGAVGVTSDTFERAEALFEAGADAIVIDTAHGHSAGVLRKISEIRAHFPDRTLIAGNIATAEGARSLYEAGVDVVKVGIGPGSICTTRVIAGVGVPQVTAIYDAASVAREYGKTIIADGGIKYSGDIVKALAAGGNAVMLGSMFAGTDEAPGETEIFQGRKYKSYRGMGSIAAMKKGSSDRYFQGAVNEANKLVPEGIEGRVAYKGSAADIVFQLIGGIRAGMGYTGAEDIQALHDKAQFVEMSGAGLIESHPHDVQITNEAPNYSAH